From Luteococcus japonicus, one genomic window encodes:
- a CDS encoding TadE/TadG family type IV pilus assembly protein has translation MTRGRRGRVPRRDERGSATLEMVVLMPALLLLVIVGVQAALYYYAASIASAAAQDAARAAASAKDHDWQATGTQRAQTALEQSHGGLEHAQVTVTGDVTGPHATVTGRCLALVPGLELPVIRSASMTWEELT, from the coding sequence GTGACCCGGGGTCGTCGGGGCCGGGTGCCGCGGCGAGACGAGCGCGGCTCGGCCACCCTCGAGATGGTCGTGCTGATGCCGGCACTGTTGCTGCTGGTCATCGTCGGCGTCCAGGCGGCCCTCTACTACTACGCCGCGTCCATCGCCTCGGCCGCAGCGCAGGACGCTGCCCGGGCCGCTGCCAGCGCCAAGGACCACGACTGGCAGGCCACCGGGACGCAACGTGCCCAGACGGCGTTGGAGCAGTCCCACGGCGGCCTCGAACACGCCCAGGTCACCGTCACCGGGGACGTCACCGGCCCCCACGCCACGGTCACCGGTCGATGCCTGGCCCTCGTCCCGGGGCTGGAGTTGCCGGTGATCCGGTCGGCGTCGATGACGTGGGAGGAACTCACATGA
- a CDS encoding TadE/TadG family type IV pilus assembly protein, translating to MQHILGIWLTLGYRVETLLGHQQQVLARRRDERGSITIEQALWAVAIIALVGIVVAAITAFVKKEVGKIK from the coding sequence ATGCAGCACATTCTGGGAATCTGGTTGACGCTGGGCTACCGGGTGGAGACCCTGCTGGGGCACCAGCAGCAGGTGCTGGCCCGGCGGCGGGACGAGCGGGGCTCGATCACGATCGAGCAGGCGCTGTGGGCGGTCGCGATCATCGCGCTGGTCGGCATCGTGGTGGCCGCCATCACCGCATTCGTCAAGAAGGAAGTCGGCAAGATCAAGTGA
- a CDS encoding type II secretion system F family protein, with translation MSTTGLQLALLGGLSIGAGVSALVWRLAPVQVDAHDAVVRLSAQSTQTPATGGGQVRAVGGVERLGRWAMRTLPAGWWGVVPTQQLALLRISQARFFGEKVAFAMLGMMAPALLSSLFAVMGLPLPVVVPVMASLAAGVVFFFIPNWNVVDDAGRARTEFNRALGAYIELIALERNSGSGTRQAMEAAAEVGDSWVFVRLREELAFSRWTGEPPWEALRRLSHELGLAELADLADILRLSGEEGSQIYSQLRARSASMRSALLSQDLTHANAVGEKLTIPMSALGITFITILIVPALLRVVGIT, from the coding sequence ATGAGCACGACGGGTCTGCAGCTGGCGCTGCTGGGCGGGTTGAGCATCGGCGCCGGGGTCTCGGCCTTGGTGTGGCGGTTGGCGCCGGTGCAGGTCGATGCCCACGACGCGGTCGTCCGGTTGTCAGCCCAGTCCACCCAGACACCTGCCACGGGTGGGGGTCAGGTTCGGGCGGTCGGTGGTGTCGAGCGTCTGGGGCGGTGGGCGATGCGCACGCTGCCAGCTGGGTGGTGGGGTGTGGTGCCCACCCAGCAGTTGGCGTTGTTGCGGATCAGCCAGGCGCGGTTCTTCGGGGAGAAGGTGGCCTTCGCGATGTTGGGGATGATGGCGCCGGCGCTGCTGTCGAGCCTGTTCGCGGTGATGGGGTTGCCGCTGCCGGTGGTGGTACCGGTGATGGCGAGCCTGGCAGCGGGGGTGGTGTTCTTCTTCATCCCGAACTGGAATGTGGTCGACGATGCGGGCCGGGCCCGCACGGAGTTCAACCGCGCCTTGGGCGCCTACATCGAACTGATTGCGTTGGAGCGCAACTCCGGTTCGGGGACCCGGCAGGCGATGGAGGCTGCCGCCGAGGTGGGCGATTCGTGGGTCTTCGTCCGGTTGCGGGAGGAGTTGGCCTTCTCGCGGTGGACGGGTGAGCCGCCGTGGGAGGCTCTGCGGCGACTGTCCCACGAGCTCGGTCTGGCCGAGCTGGCTGACCTGGCCGACATCCTGCGACTGTCGGGTGAGGAGGGCAGCCAGATCTACAGCCAGCTGCGGGCCCGTTCCGCGTCGATGCGCTCGGCGCTGTTGAGCCAGGACCTGACCCACGCCAACGCGGTCGGCGAGAAGCTGACCATCCCCATGAGCGCGCTGGGCATCACGTTCATCACCATCCTCATCGTCCCGGCCTTGTTGAGGGTGGTCGGCATCACCTGA
- a CDS encoding type II secretion system F family protein: protein MTLLVPAVAGAMIVAGLLGVVWGLRPSPVATGRPRRGRTLRRWSRRARLAVGVGLVAGVVVALVSGWLIAVVVVPLAVAGLPALVSAPPAAARIERLEAMEEWTRSLSGIMTVGAGLEQALIATLRSAPEPIRPEVSRLVARLRARWSTSEALRLFADELDDPTGDLVAANLLLAARRRGPGVAAVLESLAESVAADVRARRQVEADRAKPRATARWVTVITVCALTVLAMSGSYVAPYKTPIGQVVLAVLLGVYVAVLVWMRRMAAGDAIPRFLGASVAKEQVR, encoded by the coding sequence GTGACGCTGCTGGTGCCCGCCGTCGCGGGGGCGATGATCGTCGCCGGTCTGCTGGGTGTGGTGTGGGGGCTGCGGCCGTCGCCGGTTGCCACGGGACGTCCGCGACGGGGCCGCACCCTGCGGCGGTGGTCGCGGCGTGCCCGGCTGGCAGTCGGTGTCGGGCTGGTGGCTGGTGTGGTGGTGGCGCTCGTGTCGGGCTGGTTGATCGCGGTCGTGGTGGTGCCGTTGGCGGTGGCGGGGTTGCCGGCGTTGGTGTCGGCCCCTCCAGCGGCGGCGCGGATCGAGCGGTTGGAGGCGATGGAGGAGTGGACCCGGTCGCTGTCGGGGATCATGACGGTGGGTGCGGGGTTGGAGCAGGCGTTGATCGCGACGTTGCGGTCGGCGCCGGAGCCGATCCGTCCGGAGGTGTCGCGGCTGGTGGCCCGGCTGCGGGCGCGGTGGTCGACTTCGGAGGCGTTGCGGTTGTTCGCCGACGAGCTGGACGACCCGACCGGGGACCTGGTGGCGGCCAACCTGCTGTTGGCAGCGCGCCGGCGTGGTCCGGGTGTGGCGGCGGTGTTGGAGAGCCTGGCCGAGTCGGTGGCGGCTGATGTGCGGGCCCGCAGGCAGGTGGAGGCCGACCGTGCCAAGCCGCGGGCGACGGCCCGGTGGGTGACGGTCATCACCGTGTGCGCGCTGACGGTGTTGGCGATGTCGGGAAGCTACGTCGCCCCGTACAAGACACCGATCGGACAAGTGGTGCTGGCGGTCCTGCTCGGGGTCTATGTGGCGGTGTTGGTGTGGATGCGGCGCATGGCTGCCGGGGACGCGATCCCACGGTTCCTGGGGGCATCGGTGGCGAAGGAGCAGGTGCGATGA
- a CDS encoding CpaF family protein — protein MDWELVRALRVAASGQLMRALEGSSATSVAEQHRLGRRIIADLVVEEVAQQARAGVRTLSPSGEQRVAQAVFDALFRLGRLQPLVDDERVENIIIQGCDVVWLEYADGRVVAGPAVADSDQELIDFLVFVASRSEANARQFSEAEPRLHLRLDGGARLAATAWVTPRPSVVIRRHRLQQVTLDDLVGLGSLSATAASFLRAAVRSRRSIVVAGAQGAGKTTMVRALCAEIGPDEAIGTFETEYELHLHEMRERHPIVHAWEARPGGEMTASGRRAGEFSIDDALYDSYRFNLSRQIVGEVRGREVLAMLEAMQSGTGSLSTTHARSCEDTVNKLVTCAMKAGAHVTYDYAVRALAQSLDVIVHVDARTSERGKQRWTSQICVLGPGEKAKGYALVPVFGCESGSRTIRAVPGLPEEYDDLARFGFDLDGYRAESQAGVL, from the coding sequence TTGGATTGGGAGTTGGTGCGCGCGTTGCGGGTGGCTGCGTCGGGGCAGTTGATGCGGGCGTTGGAGGGGTCGTCGGCGACGTCGGTGGCCGAGCAGCACCGGCTGGGGCGGCGGATCATTGCTGATCTGGTGGTCGAGGAGGTGGCGCAGCAGGCTCGTGCGGGTGTGCGGACGTTGTCGCCGTCGGGTGAGCAGCGGGTGGCGCAGGCGGTCTTCGATGCGTTGTTCCGGCTCGGCAGGTTGCAGCCGTTGGTTGATGACGAGCGGGTGGAGAACATCATCATCCAGGGCTGTGATGTGGTGTGGCTGGAGTATGCCGATGGTCGGGTGGTGGCGGGTCCTGCGGTGGCCGACAGTGACCAGGAGTTGATCGACTTCCTGGTCTTCGTGGCGTCTCGGTCGGAGGCGAATGCGCGGCAGTTCAGTGAGGCGGAGCCTCGGCTGCACCTGCGGCTGGATGGTGGGGCGCGGTTGGCGGCGACGGCGTGGGTGACGCCTCGACCGTCGGTGGTGATCCGTCGTCACCGGTTGCAGCAGGTGACCTTGGACGACCTGGTGGGGCTGGGGTCGTTGTCGGCGACGGCGGCGTCGTTCCTGCGGGCGGCGGTGCGGTCGCGTCGTTCGATCGTGGTGGCGGGGGCGCAGGGTGCGGGCAAGACGACGATGGTGCGCGCGTTGTGTGCCGAGATCGGCCCGGATGAGGCGATCGGCACCTTCGAGACCGAGTACGAGCTGCACCTGCACGAGATGCGGGAGCGGCATCCGATCGTCCACGCGTGGGAGGCCCGGCCGGGTGGGGAGATGACGGCCTCGGGGCGTCGGGCGGGGGAGTTCAGCATCGATGACGCCTTGTACGACTCGTACCGGTTCAACCTGTCGCGCCAGATCGTGGGTGAGGTGCGGGGTCGTGAGGTGCTGGCGATGCTGGAGGCGATGCAGTCGGGGACGGGATCGTTGTCGACGACGCATGCCCGTAGTTGTGAGGACACGGTCAACAAGCTGGTGACGTGTGCGATGAAGGCCGGCGCCCATGTGACCTACGACTATGCGGTGCGGGCGTTGGCGCAGTCGTTGGACGTGATCGTGCACGTCGATGCCCGCACCAGTGAGCGGGGCAAGCAGCGCTGGACCTCGCAGATCTGTGTGTTGGGGCCGGGGGAGAAGGCCAAGGGCTATGCGCTGGTGCCGGTGTTCGGGTGCGAGTCGGGGTCGAGGACGATACGGGCGGTGCCGGGCCTGCCGGAGGAGTACGACGACCTGGCCCGTTTCGGGTTCGATCTGGACGGCTACCGGGCTGAGAGCCAGGCAGGTGTGCTGTGA